The following coding sequences lie in one Arachis hypogaea cultivar Tifrunner chromosome 9, arahy.Tifrunner.gnm2.J5K5, whole genome shotgun sequence genomic window:
- the LOC112710383 gene encoding uncharacterized protein, with amino-acid sequence MLSPLQIFSKSSSTSSSSSSPSSALSSTNKLKNLIQTLVLSHMCRLIRSLSKFKAIILNIINNNYDSTIDFPHHHYSRKTNRIILGSFRLHYNWCSSKSSTATHHVLPVLPTKKWNTVLPSEKHQQQEVVGENFHDLELAGYLQWLEEKPHHGGEEDQNSKEINEIDLMAEMFIANCHEKFRLEKQESDRRFQEMLARGL; translated from the coding sequence ATGTTGAGTCCTCTCCAAATCTtctcaaaatcatcatcaacttcttcttcttcttcttctccttcatcagCTTTGAGTTCTACCAATAAGCTCAAGAACCTTATCCAAACCCTCGTACTCTCCCACATGTGCAGGCTCATACGTTCTCTCTCCAAATTCAAAGCCATAATCCTCAACATCATTAACAACAACTACGATTCAACCATTGATTTCCCTCATCACCACTATTCTAGAAAGACCAATAGGATTATTCTCGGTTCTTTCAGGCTCCACTACAATTGGTGCTCGTCAAAATCCTCCACTGCTACTCATCACGTTCTTCCAGTGCTCCCAACAAAGAAATGGAACACCGTGCTCCCTTCCGAGAAGCATCAACAACAAGAGGTAGTTGGTGAGAATTTCCATGACCTAGAGCTTGCAGGGTACTTGCAGTGGCTTGAGGAGAAGCCTCATCATGGCGGGGAAGAAGATCAGAATTCGAAAGAGATTAACGAGATTGATTTGATGGCTGAAATGTTCATTGCGAATTGCCATGAGAAGTTCAGGTTGGAAAAGCAAGAATCTGATAGAAGGTTCCAAGAAATGTTGGCTAGAGGATTGTGA
- the LOC112708877 gene encoding uncharacterized mitochondrial protein AtMg00810-like produces MATTDSEEANEELRTQLEEDENISSGFTASQREVLLALLNKHEVKNIYSTNQIVTQQRSHPHQELDALEHLQTWQITSLPPREKAIGYKWVFKLKHNPDGSIERHKARLVAKDDVVLVGNDLVKIDSIKALLNACFKIKDIGDLKFFLGIEVARSKQGVALYQRKYALDLLREAGFEDCKPISNPMDYNVKLTKDVGSSLPDNAEYRKLIGKLLYLTNTRPNISFAVRKLSQFLDKPTDLHLRAAHRILRYIKSVPAKGLFFPSQSDLHVTGFSDSDWAACPDSRRSITAYCFYIGSSIVS; encoded by the exons ATGGCCACAACAGATTCTGAGGAAGCAAATGAAGAGCTCAGGACACAGTTAGAAGAGGATGAAAATATTAGCTCTGGATTTACTGCAAGTCAAAGAGAAGTCTTATTAGCACTTTTAAACAAACATGAGGTAAAGAATATTTATAGCACAAACCAGATTGTGACACAGCAGAGATCACACCCTCATCAAG AACTTGATGCCTTGGAGCATCTTCAGACATGGCAAATTACTTCCCTTCCACCTAGAGAAAAGGCCATCGGGTATAAATGGGTTTTCAAACTCAAACATAACCCGGATGGCAGCATAGAGAGGCACAAGGCAAGATTGGTTGCCAAAG ATGATGTGGTTCTAGTTGGAAATGATCTAGTTAAGATTGACTCCATTAAAGCACTACTAAATGCTTGTTTCAAAATTAAAGACATTGGTGACCTGAAATTTTTTTTGGGAATAGAAGTTGCTCGAAGCAAACAGGGAGTTGCATTATACCAAAGGAAATATGCTTTGGACTTGCTAAGAGAAGCTGGTTTTGAGGACTGCAAACCTATCTCAAATCCTATGGATTACAATGTCAAGTTGACAAAAGATGTGGGGAGTTCCTTACCTGATAATGCTGAATACAGAAAACTGATTGGTAAACTATTGTACTTGACAAATACCAGACCCAACATTAGCTTTGCAGTTAGAAAATTGAGTCAATTTCTGGACAAACCTACTGATTTACATCTCAGGGCTGCTCATCGTATCTTAAGGTACATTAAATCTGTACCAGCAAAGGgccttttctttccttctcagTCTGATTTGCATGTTACAGGCTTTAGCGATTCGGATTGGGCTGCTTGCCCGGACTCGAGAAGGTCCATAACTGCATATTGCTTTTACATTGGAAGCTCAATTGTCTCTTGA